Proteins found in one Cyanobium sp. ATX 6F1 genomic segment:
- a CDS encoding addiction module protein, translated as MATTQGERMSIDLSGDVLDALTVQEKVRLLEQVWQSLCSHPADVSSPEWHAEVLRERSERLTDGRATRIPWAEAKAQLQQLGG; from the coding sequence ATGGCCACAACACAGGGGGAGCGCATGTCGATTGATCTTTCCGGCGACGTGCTTGATGCGCTCACTGTGCAGGAAAAGGTTCGTCTTCTTGAGCAGGTCTGGCAAAGCCTCTGCAGCCACCCGGCGGATGTCTCCTCACCTGAATGGCACGCTGAGGTGCTGCGGGAACGCAGCGAGAGACTGACCGATGGCAGGGCTACGCGGATCCCATGGGCTGAGGCCAAGGCCCAGCTTCAGCAACTCGGTGGATGA
- a CDS encoding nucleotidyltransferase substrate binding protein, protein MELSQQRSLSDLERQGLIKAFEFTHELSWKTLKDFLVSRGVSDLFGSRDTTREAFAQGLINDGEIWMEMIRHRNLSAHTYDEATVLKSLLQAEEARP, encoded by the coding sequence GTGGAGCTCTCCCAGCAGCGCAGCCTCAGTGACCTGGAACGGCAGGGGTTGATCAAGGCCTTCGAGTTCACCCATGAACTCAGCTGGAAAACCCTCAAGGATTTCCTGGTCTCCCGCGGTGTGTCCGACCTCTTCGGTTCCCGCGACACCACCCGTGAAGCCTTTGCCCAGGGGTTGATCAACGATGGCGAGATCTGGATGGAGATGATCCGCCATCGCAACCTCAGCGCCCACACCTACGACGAAGCGACGGTGCTGAAATCACTCCTCCAGGCAGAGGAGGCCCGGCCATGA
- the hsdR gene encoding EcoAI/FtnUII family type I restriction enzme subunit R gives MNEAETRAELIDPLLTAAGWGVVEGSRIRREYSITPGRIEGGGRRGKPLIADYVLTYRNTQLAVVEAKADSLPLSEGVGQAKDYATKLQIRFTYASNGKGVYAIDRATGEEAELDAFHSPQELWDRTFAEENAWRDRFAAIPYPDKGGSWQIRFYQDIAVTRVLEAIASGSSRILLTLATGTGKTSIAFQIIWKLFAARWNLSGQPSRRPRLLFLADRNNLADQAFNDFTAFADFEEGALARLEPDALRKKGRVPTNASVFLTIFQTFMSGPLRDGKRSPWFGQYPPDFFDFIVIDECHRGGANNESTWRGILEYFAPAVQLGLTATPRRKDNTDTYAYFGEPVFTYSLKEGINDGFLTPFRVKQVTTTLDEYVYTPDDTVVEGEIEAGKLYKEADFNRIIEIKQREQQRVEIFMAQIDQRQKTLVFCATQDHALAIRDLINQLKASPDPNYCQRVTANDGELGNQALRAFQDNEKTIPTILTTSQKLSTGVDARNVRNIVLLRPVNSMIEFKQIIGRGTRLFDGKEYFTIYDFVKAHHHFSDPEWDGEPTEPEEVVPRAPEQRIDPPDPKDPGDEDDTSGQPSRTRARIKLGDGKERSIQHMTVTSFWHPDGRPMSSQQFLELLYGQLPEFVKDEAELRALWSAPDTRSKLLQGLAEKGFGAAQLAEMQSIIDAGNSDLFDVLAHVAYALQPIPREARAQQARLYIHSRFTSKQQLFLDFVLQHYVTMGVQELAQEKLTPLLCLRYQNSIADAVADLGRPEDIGQLFSGFQRYLYEATAR, from the coding sequence ATGAACGAGGCCGAAACCCGCGCCGAGCTGATTGATCCGCTGCTCACGGCGGCCGGCTGGGGCGTGGTGGAGGGCAGCCGCATCCGCCGCGAATACTCGATCACCCCGGGCCGGATCGAGGGCGGCGGCCGCCGCGGTAAGCCACTGATCGCCGACTACGTGCTCACCTACCGCAACACCCAGCTGGCGGTGGTGGAGGCCAAGGCCGACAGCCTGCCACTCAGCGAGGGGGTGGGCCAGGCCAAGGATTACGCCACCAAACTGCAGATCCGCTTCACCTACGCCAGCAATGGCAAGGGCGTCTACGCCATCGATCGGGCCACGGGCGAGGAGGCGGAGCTCGACGCTTTCCACAGCCCCCAGGAGCTATGGGACCGCACCTTTGCCGAAGAGAACGCCTGGCGTGATCGCTTCGCCGCCATCCCTTACCCAGACAAGGGCGGCAGCTGGCAGATCCGCTTCTATCAGGACATCGCCGTGACCCGCGTGCTTGAGGCCATCGCCTCCGGCAGCAGCCGCATCCTGCTGACGCTGGCCACCGGCACCGGCAAAACTTCGATCGCGTTTCAGATCATCTGGAAGCTGTTTGCGGCCCGCTGGAACCTCTCGGGCCAACCCAGCCGCCGGCCCCGCCTCCTGTTTCTGGCCGATCGCAACAACCTCGCCGATCAGGCCTTCAACGACTTCACCGCCTTCGCCGACTTCGAAGAGGGCGCCCTGGCCCGCCTGGAGCCGGATGCCCTGCGCAAGAAAGGCCGGGTGCCCACCAACGCCAGCGTGTTCCTCACCATCTTCCAGACCTTCATGAGCGGGCCGCTGCGCGACGGCAAGCGCTCCCCCTGGTTCGGCCAGTACCCGCCGGATTTCTTCGACTTCATCGTGATCGATGAATGCCACCGCGGCGGCGCCAACAACGAATCCACCTGGCGCGGCATCCTCGAATACTTCGCCCCCGCCGTGCAACTCGGGCTCACCGCCACCCCGCGCCGCAAGGACAACACCGACACCTACGCCTACTTCGGCGAACCGGTGTTCACCTATTCCCTCAAGGAGGGCATCAACGACGGCTTCCTCACCCCCTTTCGGGTCAAGCAGGTCACCACCACCCTCGATGAGTACGTCTACACCCCCGATGACACGGTGGTGGAAGGGGAGATCGAAGCCGGCAAGCTCTACAAGGAAGCCGACTTCAACAGGATCATCGAGATCAAACAGCGCGAGCAGCAGCGGGTCGAGATCTTCATGGCTCAGATCGATCAGCGCCAGAAAACCCTGGTGTTCTGCGCCACCCAGGACCACGCCCTGGCGATCCGTGATCTGATCAACCAGCTCAAGGCCAGCCCCGATCCCAACTACTGCCAGCGCGTGACGGCGAACGACGGCGAACTGGGCAACCAGGCCCTTCGCGCCTTCCAGGACAACGAGAAGACCATCCCCACCATCCTCACCACCTCCCAGAAGCTCTCCACCGGCGTGGACGCCCGCAATGTGCGCAACATCGTGCTGCTGCGGCCGGTGAACTCGATGATCGAGTTCAAGCAGATCATCGGCCGTGGCACCCGCCTGTTTGACGGCAAGGAGTACTTCACGATCTACGACTTCGTGAAGGCGCACCATCACTTCAGTGATCCGGAGTGGGACGGTGAACCCACGGAGCCGGAAGAGGTTGTGCCTCGGGCACCGGAGCAGCGCATCGATCCCCCTGACCCCAAGGATCCAGGCGACGAGGATGACACCAGCGGCCAGCCCAGCCGCACCAGAGCCCGGATCAAGTTGGGTGACGGCAAGGAACGCTCCATCCAGCACATGACGGTGACCAGCTTCTGGCACCCCGATGGCAGGCCGATGAGTTCTCAGCAGTTCCTGGAACTGCTCTATGGCCAGTTGCCGGAGTTCGTGAAGGATGAAGCCGAGCTGCGAGCGCTCTGGAGTGCACCAGACACCCGCAGCAAGTTGCTCCAAGGCCTCGCGGAGAAGGGTTTCGGTGCAGCGCAGCTGGCCGAGATGCAGTCGATTATTGATGCAGGCAACAGCGATCTGTTTGATGTGCTGGCCCATGTGGCCTATGCCCTGCAGCCCATCCCCCGCGAGGCGCGCGCCCAGCAGGCCCGTCTGTACATCCATTCCAGATTCACCAGCAAGCAACAGCTCTTCCTGGATTTCGTGCTCCAGCACTACGTGACGATGGGCGTGCAGGAGCTCGCTCAAGAGAAACTCACGCCGTTGCTCTGCCTTCGCTACCAGAACTCCATTGCCGATGCCGTGGCCGATCTGGGCAGGCCCGAAGACATCGGTCAGCTCTTTTCAGGCTTCCAGAGATATCTTTATGAAGCCACCGCCCGATGA
- a CDS encoding restriction endonuclease subunit S, producing MKKGWETKTLGDVCQLISGQHIDAKDYNTESRGIGYLTGPSDFGPLNPVITKWTEYPKILANRGDVLITVKGSGVGKVNLLDEDEVAISRQLMAVRVTRAVPSFVYAFLSSKFDDFQALSTGAAIPGISREQVLGLSIALPSLAEQQRIVSLLDALATETQRLTQIYERKLAALEALKKSLLHQAFSGEL from the coding sequence ATGAAGAAGGGGTGGGAAACGAAAACACTTGGTGACGTTTGTCAACTCATTTCTGGACAGCACATTGACGCGAAGGACTACAATACGGAGTCTCGGGGCATCGGTTATCTCACTGGACCCTCCGACTTTGGGCCACTTAATCCGGTAATCACAAAGTGGACGGAGTATCCAAAGATACTTGCGAATCGAGGCGATGTCCTCATAACAGTCAAGGGCTCGGGCGTCGGCAAAGTCAATCTGCTCGACGAAGACGAAGTTGCGATTAGTCGTCAGTTGATGGCCGTTCGAGTAACCAGAGCTGTGCCGAGCTTTGTCTACGCATTTTTAAGTTCGAAATTTGACGACTTCCAGGCGCTCTCCACGGGTGCCGCAATCCCCGGCATCTCCCGTGAGCAAGTCCTTGGGTTGTCAATCGCGCTTCCTTCGCTGGCCGAACAGCAGCGGATCGTCAGCCTGCTCGACGCCCTCGCCACCGAAACCCAACGCCTCACCCAAATCTACGAACGCAAACTCGCCGCGCTGGAGGCCCTGAAAAAATCCCTGCTGCACCAGGCCTTCAGCGGCGAGCTCTGA
- a CDS encoding DUF429 domain-containing protein — MVDATVGIDVGGARKGFHAVALCGGAYHSRFTSSDAAALAHWCRSVVRASVIAIDAPCRWSADGRSRLAERALMAERIPCFSSPSRQRAIEHPTDYFGWMLRGEALYQALEPSHPLLTALPTAELPAGALPAGEQRCCFETFPHAITWHLHRALGLPPPQARRKVQERWALLQRLGLDCRELTNIDWIDAALCAVAAQQLAMGGACVGYGEPQTGLIVVPRGHERAPFPTLNPGQVSTSAGSNASATSARHWRV, encoded by the coding sequence TTGGTTGACGCCACCGTCGGCATTGATGTGGGCGGCGCCCGCAAGGGCTTCCATGCCGTGGCCCTCTGCGGTGGTGCCTATCACTCCCGCTTCACCAGCAGCGATGCAGCGGCCCTGGCCCATTGGTGCCGCTCGGTGGTGCGCGCCAGCGTGATCGCCATTGATGCCCCCTGCCGCTGGAGCGCGGATGGCCGCAGCCGCCTCGCCGAACGCGCGTTGATGGCCGAGCGGATCCCATGCTTCTCCAGCCCCAGCCGCCAGCGGGCCATCGAGCACCCAACGGACTACTTCGGCTGGATGCTGCGCGGCGAAGCGCTCTACCAAGCCCTGGAGCCCAGCCATCCCCTGCTCACCGCTTTGCCCACAGCCGAGCTGCCCGCAGGCGCCCTGCCAGCAGGAGAACAGCGCTGCTGCTTCGAAACCTTTCCCCACGCCATCACCTGGCACCTGCACCGGGCCCTCGGACTTCCCCCTCCCCAGGCGCGCCGCAAAGTCCAGGAGCGCTGGGCTCTGCTGCAACGGCTCGGCCTCGATTGCCGCGAGCTCACCAACATCGACTGGATCGATGCGGCCCTCTGTGCCGTCGCCGCCCAGCAGCTCGCGATGGGTGGCGCGTGCGTTGGCTACGGGGAGCCGCAGACGGGGTTGATCGTGGTGCCGAGGGGGCATGAACGGGCGCCATTCCCTACCTTGAACCCAGGACAGGTGTCGACATCCGCTGGCAGCAACGCTTCGGCAACTTCCGCCAGGCACTGGCGCGTTTGA
- a CDS encoding nucleotidyltransferase domain-containing protein codes for MTASARPSSYHYVVDEPLLGTIAAEIQAAIPGAEVRLFGSRARGTERPDSDIDLLVTVPDDWLATHSRFEETDALGWKLAHHRLPIELLLYSASEVEERRHGRQNVIAEAFRYGRRLDPEESPHGAS; via the coding sequence ATGACCGCCTCGGCCCGCCCCTCCAGCTATCACTACGTGGTGGATGAGCCGCTGCTGGGCACCATCGCGGCCGAGATCCAGGCGGCGATCCCCGGCGCCGAGGTGCGCCTGTTCGGCTCCCGCGCCCGTGGCACCGAACGGCCCGACTCCGACATCGACCTGCTGGTGACGGTGCCTGACGACTGGCTGGCCACGCACTCGCGCTTCGAAGAGACGGATGCCCTGGGCTGGAAGCTGGCCCATCACCGCCTGCCGATCGAGCTGTTGCTCTACTCCGCCAGTGAGGTGGAGGAGCGGCGTCATGGTCGTCAGAATGTGATTGCCGAGGCCTTCCGCTACGGACGGCGGCTGGACCCAGAGGAGTCTCCGCATGGCGCCAGCTGA
- a CDS encoding nucleotidyltransferase domain-containing protein → MTSQASATRYGLPIAAVARIQATLAAFPAIEQATLYGSRALGRHRPGSDIDLTLSGVDLDHRTLARLDVALDDLLLPWRFDLSLLAALQSPELIDHIQRAGVVFYRRGDRP, encoded by the coding sequence ATGACCTCCCAGGCTTCCGCCACCCGCTACGGATTGCCCATCGCCGCCGTGGCCAGGATCCAGGCCACCCTCGCCGCCTTTCCGGCCATCGAGCAGGCCACCCTCTATGGCTCAAGGGCCCTCGGGCGCCACCGTCCCGGCTCCGACATCGACCTCACCCTCTCCGGCGTCGACCTCGATCACCGCACCCTTGCCCGCCTCGATGTCGCCCTCGACGATCTGCTGCTGCCCTGGCGCTTCGACCTCTCGCTCCTGGCCGCGCTCCAGTCCCCCGAGCTGATCGATCACATCCAGCGAGCGGGGGTGGTGTTCTACCGGCGTGGGGATCGGCCCTGA
- a CDS encoding HEPN domain-containing protein, with product MAPAETSAAFLRIAHRDLRAAMAMADSSVFEEDTWGFYLQQATEKSLKAWLLVLAPEQPPFTHNLRLLFQMLRDQGVAIEPFMALSRFTLFAVLRRYDEEPELENLDRVAWNQRCAELLAHVDALIA from the coding sequence ATGGCGCCAGCTGAGACGTCGGCCGCTTTTCTGCGCATCGCCCACCGCGATCTGCGTGCCGCCATGGCCATGGCGGACTCCTCCGTCTTCGAGGAGGACACCTGGGGGTTCTATCTCCAACAGGCCACAGAAAAATCCCTCAAAGCCTGGCTGTTGGTTCTGGCTCCAGAACAACCACCCTTCACGCACAATCTCCGGCTGCTGTTCCAGATGCTGCGGGATCAAGGTGTTGCGATCGAGCCCTTCATGGCTCTCAGCCGGTTCACTCTCTTTGCCGTCCTGCGCCGCTACGACGAAGAACCGGAGTTGGAAAACCTCGATCGCGTCGCCTGGAACCAACGATGTGCTGAGCTGCTCGCCCACGTGGATGCCCTGATCGCATGA
- a CDS encoding N-6 DNA methylase, protein MTEQTSWLLFLKYLDGLEDDKATVAALEGRSTTPILDEPYRWNSWAAPKNASGQLDHHAALTGDDLRDFVNQRLFPYLERFKQSASGPNTIEYKIGEIFGELRNKISSGYNLREIIDVIDGLRFRSQAEKHELSMLYEEKIKRMGNAGRNGGEYYTPRPLIRAVIQVVHPTIGETVCDPAVGSAGFLCEAFDFMRRRGELSTADLETLQSRTFTGKEKKSLAYVIAIMNMILHGIEAPNILHTNTLAENLADVEEKDRFDVIVANPPFGGKERKEVQQNFPVRTGETAFLFLQHFIRVLKAGGRAGIVIKNTFLSNTDNASVALRQKLLEECNLHTVLDCPGGTFQGAGVKTVVLFFEKGSPTRKVWFYQLDPGRNLGKTNPLNDADLAEFIDLQKTKADSPKSWSVDVAAIDPYTFDLSVKNPNGGEAIAHRSPQEIMEEIAALDAESAEVLGNIRALL, encoded by the coding sequence ATTACCGAGCAGACCTCCTGGCTGCTGTTCCTCAAGTACCTCGACGGACTCGAAGACGACAAAGCCACCGTGGCCGCCCTGGAGGGCCGCAGCACCACGCCGATCCTCGATGAGCCCTACCGCTGGAACAGCTGGGCGGCACCGAAGAACGCCAGCGGCCAGCTCGACCACCACGCCGCCCTCACGGGCGACGACCTGCGCGACTTCGTGAACCAGCGCCTGTTCCCCTACCTGGAGCGCTTCAAGCAGAGCGCCAGCGGGCCGAACACGATCGAATACAAGATCGGCGAGATCTTCGGCGAACTGCGCAACAAGATCAGCAGCGGCTACAACCTGCGCGAGATCATCGATGTGATCGATGGCCTGCGCTTCCGCTCCCAGGCCGAGAAGCATGAGCTCTCGATGCTCTATGAGGAAAAGATCAAGCGGATGGGCAATGCCGGCCGCAACGGCGGCGAGTACTACACCCCAAGGCCGCTGATCCGCGCCGTGATCCAGGTGGTCCATCCAACGATCGGGGAAACGGTCTGCGATCCAGCGGTGGGCTCAGCTGGTTTTCTCTGCGAGGCCTTTGATTTCATGCGCCGCCGCGGGGAGCTGTCCACCGCTGATCTGGAAACCCTTCAGAGCCGCACCTTCACCGGCAAGGAAAAGAAGAGCCTCGCCTATGTGATCGCGATCATGAACATGATCCTGCACGGCATCGAGGCGCCGAACATCCTCCACACCAACACCCTCGCCGAGAACCTCGCCGATGTGGAGGAGAAAGACCGCTTCGATGTGATCGTTGCCAATCCGCCCTTCGGCGGCAAGGAGCGCAAGGAAGTGCAGCAGAACTTCCCGGTCCGCACCGGCGAAACCGCCTTCCTCTTCCTCCAGCACTTCATCCGCGTGCTCAAGGCGGGCGGCCGCGCCGGCATCGTGATCAAGAACACCTTCCTCTCCAACACCGACAACGCGTCGGTGGCCCTGCGCCAGAAGCTGCTCGAGGAGTGCAACCTCCACACCGTGCTCGACTGCCCCGGCGGCACCTTTCAAGGGGCGGGCGTAAAGACCGTGGTGCTGTTCTTCGAAAAAGGCTCGCCCACCCGCAAGGTGTGGTTCTACCAGCTCGACCCCGGCCGCAACCTGGGCAAGACCAACCCGCTCAACGACGCCGACCTCGCCGAGTTCATCGACCTGCAGAAGACCAAAGCCGACTCGCCCAAGAGCTGGAGCGTGGACGTGGCGGCCATCGACCCGTACACCTTTGATCTGTCGGTGAAGAACCCCAACGGCGGCGAGGCCATCGCGCACCGCAGTCCGCAAGAGATCATGGAGGAGATTGCGGCGCTGGATGCTGAGAGTGCGGAAGTGCTGGGGAACATCAGGGCGCTGTTATGA